Proteins encoded in a region of the Chiloscyllium punctatum isolate Juve2018m chromosome 16, sChiPun1.3, whole genome shotgun sequence genome:
- the errfi1a gene encoding ERBB receptor feedback inhibitor 1a isoform X1, with the protein MTCMLNAAPHQQPYIVTSNNSGQEMDPVQLNGHCCFGSCLRSSFHKLRPAALKMSNNEEPFLQMEKDQLLSPFKRLSVDNTIQSPPQTPVKGTSPPSISGCFSDRSSKPLPPLPITGDVSFDDVDSEVESITSSETDFLLQDYRPLSFRYNTPSRRSFRGCGQTNYAYSESANRTRLPEGCNRIKKDSNLESTEVTEKPVQPHRKLQRSHSGPAGSYNKPVAFKNGSCLSRSSPNSNEVKPEVPPRVPIPPRLVKPDYRRWSAEVMSGMYCDEDRPPKIPPREPVSRNNSRTPSPKSLPSYLNGVMPPTRSFAPDPKYVSNKILQRQSSDGAGTKVPCILPIMEDGRKMSSTHYYLLPERPPYLEKFQKYLVEAQNTWESNDCTTENFKTFALTKPATVKGKSVAYVEAP; encoded by the exons ATGACCTGTATGTTGAATGCTGCTCCCCATCAACAGCCCTACATCGTAACTTCAAACAACT CAGGGCAAGAAATGGATCCAGTTCAGCTGAACGGCCACTGTTGTTTTGGGAGTTGTCTCAGATCATCTTTCCACAAGCTGCGACCAGCTGCTCTGAAAATGTCCAATAATGAGGAGCCATTTCTACAAATGGAAAAAGATCAGCTGCTCTCCCCATTTAAGAGACTGTCTGTGGATAACACAATACAGTCACCACCTCAAACACCAGTGAAAGGGACAAGTCCACCATCTATTTCTGGGTGTTTCAGTGATCGAAGTTCTAAGCCACTCCCTCCATTGCCTATCACTGGTGATGTGTCCTTTGATGATGTTGACAGTGAGGTTGAATCCATTACAAGCTCTGAAACAGATTTCCTCTTGCAAGACTACAGACCGCTGAGCTTTCGGTACAATACTCCGAGCAGAAGGAGCTTCCGTGGGTGTGGGCAGACCAACTATGCTTACTCAGAAAGTGCTAATAGGACTAGGTTGCCAGAGGGTTGCAATAGGATAAAAAAAGACTCTAACCTGGAAAGCACTGAGGTTACTGaaaagcctgttcagcctcaccgcAAATTACAGCGTTCACATTCCGGTCCAGCTGGATCTTATAACAAACCTGTTGCATTTAAAAATGGAAGCTGTTTATCACGTTCATCACCAAACTCCAATGAGGTAAAGCCTGAGGTTCCTCCTCGAGTTCCCATACCCCCACGACTTGTGAAACCTGACTACCGGAGATGGTCTGCAGAGGTGATGTCAGGCATGTATTGTGACGAGGACAGGCCACCAAAAATACCCCCACGGGAACCTGTGTCCAGAAATAACTCGCGCACCCCAAGTCCTAAAAGCCTCCCTTCCTACCTCAATGGAGTGATGCCTCCCACACGAAGCTTTGCACCTGACCCTAAATATGTCAGCAACAAAATTTTGCAGCGGCAGAGCAGTGATGGGGCAGGCACAAAGGTGCCATGCATTTTACCAATCATGGAAGATGGAAGGAAGATGAGCTCTACACACTACTACCTGCTCCCTGAGAGGCCTCCCTATCTGGAAAAGTTTCAGAAATACTTGGTGGAGGCTCAGAACACATGGGAGTCGAATGATTGCACAACAGAGAATTTCAAGACATTTGCATTGACCAAGCCAGCAACAGTAAAAGGGAAATCTGTTGCTTATGTAGAGGCTCCTTAG
- the errfi1a gene encoding ERBB receptor feedback inhibitor 1a isoform X2 encodes MTCMLNAAPHQQPYIVTSNNWQEMDPVQLNGHCCFGSCLRSSFHKLRPAALKMSNNEEPFLQMEKDQLLSPFKRLSVDNTIQSPPQTPVKGTSPPSISGCFSDRSSKPLPPLPITGDVSFDDVDSEVESITSSETDFLLQDYRPLSFRYNTPSRRSFRGCGQTNYAYSESANRTRLPEGCNRIKKDSNLESTEVTEKPVQPHRKLQRSHSGPAGSYNKPVAFKNGSCLSRSSPNSNEVKPEVPPRVPIPPRLVKPDYRRWSAEVMSGMYCDEDRPPKIPPREPVSRNNSRTPSPKSLPSYLNGVMPPTRSFAPDPKYVSNKILQRQSSDGAGTKVPCILPIMEDGRKMSSTHYYLLPERPPYLEKFQKYLVEAQNTWESNDCTTENFKTFALTKPATVKGKSVAYVEAP; translated from the exons ATGACCTGTATGTTGAATGCTGCTCCCCATCAACAGCCCTACATCGTAACTTCAAACAACT GGCAAGAAATGGATCCAGTTCAGCTGAACGGCCACTGTTGTTTTGGGAGTTGTCTCAGATCATCTTTCCACAAGCTGCGACCAGCTGCTCTGAAAATGTCCAATAATGAGGAGCCATTTCTACAAATGGAAAAAGATCAGCTGCTCTCCCCATTTAAGAGACTGTCTGTGGATAACACAATACAGTCACCACCTCAAACACCAGTGAAAGGGACAAGTCCACCATCTATTTCTGGGTGTTTCAGTGATCGAAGTTCTAAGCCACTCCCTCCATTGCCTATCACTGGTGATGTGTCCTTTGATGATGTTGACAGTGAGGTTGAATCCATTACAAGCTCTGAAACAGATTTCCTCTTGCAAGACTACAGACCGCTGAGCTTTCGGTACAATACTCCGAGCAGAAGGAGCTTCCGTGGGTGTGGGCAGACCAACTATGCTTACTCAGAAAGTGCTAATAGGACTAGGTTGCCAGAGGGTTGCAATAGGATAAAAAAAGACTCTAACCTGGAAAGCACTGAGGTTACTGaaaagcctgttcagcctcaccgcAAATTACAGCGTTCACATTCCGGTCCAGCTGGATCTTATAACAAACCTGTTGCATTTAAAAATGGAAGCTGTTTATCACGTTCATCACCAAACTCCAATGAGGTAAAGCCTGAGGTTCCTCCTCGAGTTCCCATACCCCCACGACTTGTGAAACCTGACTACCGGAGATGGTCTGCAGAGGTGATGTCAGGCATGTATTGTGACGAGGACAGGCCACCAAAAATACCCCCACGGGAACCTGTGTCCAGAAATAACTCGCGCACCCCAAGTCCTAAAAGCCTCCCTTCCTACCTCAATGGAGTGATGCCTCCCACACGAAGCTTTGCACCTGACCCTAAATATGTCAGCAACAAAATTTTGCAGCGGCAGAGCAGTGATGGGGCAGGCACAAAGGTGCCATGCATTTTACCAATCATGGAAGATGGAAGGAAGATGAGCTCTACACACTACTACCTGCTCCCTGAGAGGCCTCCCTATCTGGAAAAGTTTCAGAAATACTTGGTGGAGGCTCAGAACACATGGGAGTCGAATGATTGCACAACAGAGAATTTCAAGACATTTGCATTGACCAAGCCAGCAACAGTAAAAGGGAAATCTGTTGCTTATGTAGAGGCTCCTTAG